Proteins encoded within one genomic window of Bombus vancouverensis nearcticus chromosome 4, iyBomVanc1_principal, whole genome shotgun sequence:
- the LOC117166680 gene encoding cilia-and flagella-associated protein 96: MGKRRYILEPLGKRFGKTDLDRIGYFHDPSPAPFDKHQAIPVKFREGIEKGPQMLAGPSIDLFEEKFVRIFDGEALHEPWRIEAKEQLERDKAKIGGILLPPSPAKKHSTPGDYHGCFEKVTYFRTVAEERKKGGRRPELPNVKIKPNPLGGPGYANICLNPFPSYSYDPYDPPQERVVQPGRFLNASAPLDHFPPNPYQDKDFGPTYVRPVDHAPKIIGPGILYVPFPKKPGGNHSGCFHKFPSYSSEPYDKAIKETRKPVSMFVSGGPSRRTKYTASIIDQVTRTSCNATNYMDYKPQVYPLNK, translated from the exons ATGGGGAAAAGGAGATACATATTGGAACCTTTGGGCAAACGATTTGGAAAAACGGATCTCGATAGAATAG GGTATTTCCACGATCCATCCCCGGCACCCTTCGACAAGCATCAGGCAATTCCTGTGAAATTTCGCGAAGGTATTGAAAAAGGACCTCAAATGCTGGCGGGGCCATCGATTGATCTATTTGAGGAGAAATTCGTGCGAATTTTTGATGGAGAGGCATTGCACGAGCCGTGGCGCATCGAAGCGAAAGAACAG TTGGAACGTGATAAGGCAAAAATCGGGGGAATTCTATTGCCACCCTCTCCTGCCAAGAAACATTCCACGCCTGGCGATTATCATGGATGTTTCGAGAAAGTAACTTACTTCAGAACTGTGGCAGAAGAACGTAAAAAGGGAGGACGGAGACCCGAACTGCCGAACGTGAAGATTAAACCCAATCCTCTCGGTGGTCCAGGATACGCCAACATTTGCTTGAATCCCTTTCCATCGTATTCCTACGATCCTTATGACCCGCCGCAAGAACGCGTAG TGCAACCGGGACGATTTCTGAACGCCAGCGCGCCACTGGATCATTTTCCGCCGAATCCTTACCAGGACAAGGATTTTGGACCTACTTACGTACGACCGGTTGATCACGCGCCTAAAATAATAGGCCCTGGTATTCTTTACGTTCCATTCCCAAAGAAACCCGGTGGAAATCACTCTGGTTGCTTCCACAAATTCCCATCGTATTCTAGCGAGCCATACGACAAAGCTATCAAGGAAACGCGTAAGCCTGTTAGTATGTTTGTCAGTGGCGGGCCATCGCGGCGAACCAAGTATACTGCTAGCATAATTGATCAAGTTACCAGAACGTCTTGTAACGCGACGAATTATATGGATTATAAGCCACAAGTTTATCCCTTGAACAAATAA